The following DNA comes from Nocardia sp. XZ_19_385.
TCCCGAAGCTCGCCGATCCGGGCGGGTTGGCATCGGTCAGGGGAATGGCGGTCAAGGAGCGGTCGCGCGCGCCGTCGTTCCCGTTGCCCTGTGCGAAACTCACTTCGTCGACCCTTCTTCCATGTCCTGAGATCCCACGCCAAGCCTGGGGTGTGTGCTTTTTGCGTCGCGCCGCGCCTGATGGACACGCCCACGTCGCAACAGTAGCGCCGAACCGGCGAGCGATGCCGCCATTGAGGTGACCAACACCGCCGCCTTCGCCAATTCGACGGAGTCGCCTTCCAACGCGAGCTCTGCCACAAGCAGGCTAACGGTGAACCCGATCGCACCGAGCACCGACAGGGCGAACATGTCGCGATATTCGAGATCTTGTGGGCGTTTCGCGATGCCGAACCGGATTGCCACCCAGCTGATTCCGAAGATGCCGATGACTTTGCCCAGCAGCAGGCCGAGAATGATGGCCAGCGCGAGCCGGTCGGTGAACATCTCCCCGAACACCTTGCCGTCCAACGGAACGCCGGAGGCGAACAACGCGAACAGCGGCACGCACAGCCCGGCGGAGATCGGCTGCACCAGGTGTTCGAGGCGGGTCGCGGGCGCTTCGTCTTCGCCGGGATCGGCCTTGACCCGGGTCAGCAGGCCGAGCGCGACACCAGCCAGGGTCGGGTGGATACCGGCCTCGTGCAGCGCGTACCAGGCCGCCAGCGCCAGCGGCAGGTAGACGAGCGGGGTGCGCAGCCGCTTGTGCTGTGCCAGCCACCACCCGGCACAGGCGGCCACGGCGGCGAGCAGCCACAGCACCGACACCGAGGCGGTGAACAGCACCGCGATCAGGATGATGGCCAGCAGATCGTCGACCACCGCCAGGCTCAGCAGGAACACCCGCGCGCTCGTCGGCACCCGGGAGCCTGTCATCGCGAGTACGGCCAAGGCGAACGCGATATCGGTGGCCACCGGAATGGCCCAGCCCTTGTCCATGCCGGGCACGCCGAAGCCAACTGCGAGCGCGATCAGCGCGGGCACGACCACACCGCCGGCCGCGGCGATGATCGGCAAGGCGGCGCGGCGCTTGTCGGCGAGCTCGCCCACCACCAGTTCGCGTTTGACCTCCAGGCCCGCGACGAAGAAGAAGATGGCGAGCAGGCCGTCCTTGGTCCAGTCGGCCACGGTGAGTTCCAGGTGCAGCGGCTTGATCGGCAGCACCGTCTCGGCGATCGTGGTGTAGCTGTCGCCCCAGGGGGAGTTAACCCACAGCAGCGCGATCGCTGCCGCAAAGAGGAGGATGGCGCCACCGACGGTCTCGATCCGCAGGTACCGGGTCAACTCGGAACGCACTTGGTTGATCACGAGAAACCTTTCGGCGGGGTGGGCAAAAGCCACGGGCGCGCAACCCTGCCGATACCGGCGGTGAAGCGCGACCGCACGCCGACCAGACTTCCCGGCACACCTTACGCAATCCTAACGCCTGGTCGTGGTGGCCGGGACGGCACCTCGCTGCGCTCGGCTTTCGTCCCGGCCACCTTTCGGCCCATTGGCACCGGGGGCGCTTCGCTTCCCCGGTGCCGCGCTGCTTCCCGGGTGCCGCGGTGCTTCTACGGTGCCGCGCTGCTGCCGGGTGCGTACCCGCTACCTCTGCGTACCTGCTGGCTCTGCGCACCTGCCATCCGTGCGCGTTTGCGGCCTGTGCGTCGCTGCCTTTTGTGCCGGGCTTTTGTCATCCGCGGCGCGGGGTCACGCCTGTTTGGCCCGGATCGCCTCGAAGACGTTCGGGTCGACCAGGGTTGAGGTGTCGCCCAGTTCCCGGCCTTCGGCGACATCGCGCAGCAGTCGCCGCATGATCTTGCCGCTGCGGGTTTTGGGCAGCTCCGGCACCACGTGGATCTCGCGCGGCCGGGCGATCGGGCTGATCGCCCGGGATACCTCTGCTTTGAGGTCGTCGATGAGCGCTGCGCCGGTGTCCTTCGCCTCGGCCGTGAGAATCACGAAGGCGACGATGCCCTGGCCGGTGGTCGCGTCCGTCGCGCCGACCACCGCGGCCTCGGCGACTCCGGAGTGCCCGACCAGCGCCGACTCCACCTCGGCGGTGGAGATGCGGTGCCCGGAGACGTTCATGACGTCGTCCACGCGCCCGAGCACCCACAGGTCGCCGTCGGCGTCGAGCTTGGCGCCGTCGCCGGCGAAGTACCAGCCCTGCTGGGCGTAGCGCTCCCAGTAGGTGGCCCGGTAGCGGTCCATGTCGCCCCAGATGCCGCGCAGCATGGACGGCCACGGCTGATCCAGCACCAGGTAGCCGTTCGCCTCGGTCTCGCCGAGCTGTACCGGCTTGCCTTCTTCGTCGACGACTGTGGCCGAGATGCCGGGCAGTGGCGTCATGGCGGCTCCCGGCTTCGCGGCGGTGACGCCGGGCAGCGGGGAGATCATGATGGATCCGGTTTCGGTCTGCCACCAGGTGTCCACGATCGGAGTCCGGTTGCCGCCGATGACTTCCCGGTACCAGCGCCAGGCTTCCGGGTTGATCGGTTCGCCGACGGAGCCGAGTACGCGCAGCGAGGACAGATCGTGGGCGGCGGGAATCTCCTTGCCCCATTTCATGAAGGTGCGCACCAGCGTCGGCGCCGTGTAGTAGATGCTGACACCGTACTTTTCGACGATGTTCCAGTGCCGGTGCTCGTCCGGGAAGTTGGGGGTGCCCTCGTAGACCACCTGCGTCGTCCGGTTCGACAGCGGGCCGTACACGATGTAGGTGTGCCCGGTGACCCAGCCGATG
Coding sequences within:
- the acs gene encoding acetate--CoA ligase, with protein sequence MTETTADHQDSYPPTPEFAAAANADASLYAQAEADRDKFWAAQADRLHWHQRWSQVLDWSDAPVAKWFVDGKLNVAYNCVDRHVLAGHGGQVAIHWEGEPGDSRELTYNELLAEVSRAANYLTELGLEAGDRVAIYMPMVPEAIVAMLACARLGLTHSVVFAGFSPTALRQRVDDAQARLIITTDGQWRRGKAAPLKEAVDEALYANGDVPHSVEHVLVVRRTEIEVPWTDGRDLWWHETVAQASPEHEAQAFDAEHPLFILYTSGTTGKPKGILHTTGGYLTQASYTHHNVFDHKAGQDVYWCTADIGWVTGHTYIVYGPLSNRTTQVVYEGTPNFPDEHRHWNIVEKYGVSIYYTAPTLVRTFMKWGKEIPAAHDLSSLRVLGSVGEPINPEAWRWYREVIGGNRTPIVDTWWQTETGSIMISPLPGVTAAKPGAAMTPLPGISATVVDEEGKPVQLGETEANGYLVLDQPWPSMLRGIWGDMDRYRATYWERYAQQGWYFAGDGAKLDADGDLWVLGRVDDVMNVSGHRISTAEVESALVGHSGVAEAAVVGATDATTGQGIVAFVILTAEAKDTGAALIDDLKAEVSRAISPIARPREIHVVPELPKTRSGKIMRRLLRDVAEGRELGDTSTLVDPNVFEAIRAKQA
- the nhaA gene encoding Na+/H+ antiporter NhaA, with translation MINQVRSELTRYLRIETVGGAILLFAAAIALLWVNSPWGDSYTTIAETVLPIKPLHLELTVADWTKDGLLAIFFFVAGLEVKRELVVGELADKRRAALPIIAAAGGVVVPALIALAVGFGVPGMDKGWAIPVATDIAFALAVLAMTGSRVPTSARVFLLSLAVVDDLLAIILIAVLFTASVSVLWLLAAVAACAGWWLAQHKRLRTPLVYLPLALAAWYALHEAGIHPTLAGVALGLLTRVKADPGEDEAPATRLEHLVQPISAGLCVPLFALFASGVPLDGKVFGEMFTDRLALAIILGLLLGKVIGIFGISWVAIRFGIAKRPQDLEYRDMFALSVLGAIGFTVSLLVAELALEGDSVELAKAAVLVTSMAASLAGSALLLRRGRVHQARRDAKSTHPRLGVGSQDMEEGSTK